The following are encoded together in the Pempheris klunzingeri isolate RE-2024b chromosome 24, fPemKlu1.hap1, whole genome shotgun sequence genome:
- the LOC139223473 gene encoding probable G-protein coupled receptor 34, with protein MNTFSSASSFLSSASALSNSSHPTFASYLPSSMSPFAATSLPPPSSICTSSVDFQNQTACSFDDKALRLPLAVMYSLFFLFGLVGNLFALWVFLFLHTSRNSVRVLLINCAVADLVLLTCLPFRVFYHVNGNKWALGSVACKLVGNLFYMNMYISIMLLGLISLDRLLRLKGKGRARRGMRITLWGRSHPCSLVACGALWGLSLVALVPMIATAEDREDGDKCFQYRPRSSKAKGKAYFNGLLVLFFWLVFIMLVVSYSKIASQLLRVSRDKPDLPNATRYQRTAKKSFFVLFLFTVCFGPYHAFRPVYILSQLSDTVSCDYLQLVDRTNEVMLLLSAFNSCLDPVMYFLLSGSVRKAALQALGHRLGNRLLFLNDATSNSSTMEFRRPSMPMALPNPDLSTPRASMCVINSTLRHTGLTMLPPAGQH; from the coding sequence ATGAACaccttctcctctgcctcttctttcctctcctctgcgtCTGCTCTGTCCAACTCTTCTCATCCTACCTTTGCTTCCTACCTCCCTAGTTCGATGTCGCCCTTCGCTGCCacttctctcccccctccctcctccatctgcaCCTCTTCAGTCGATTTCCAAAACCAGACTGCGTGTTCATTTGATGACAAGGCCCTCCGTTTGCCGCTGGCAGTCATGTACTCCCTGTTCTTCCTCTTTGGGCTCGTCGGCAACCTCTTCGCCCTGTGGgtcttccttttcctccacaCAAGCCGGAACTCTGTGCGGGTGTTGCTGATCAACTGTGCCGTGGCGGATCTGGTCCTCCTGACGTGTCTGCCCTTCAGGGTTTTCTACCATGTCAATGGAAACAAGTGGGCACTGGGATCTGTGGCCTGCAAGTTGGTGGGAAATCTCTTTTACATGAACATGTACATTAGTATTATGTTACTGGGCCTCATCAGCTTGGACAGATTGCTGAGGTTAAAGGGGAAAGGCAGAGCACGGCGAGGAATGAGGATAACGCTGTGGGGGCGCAGCCATCCGTGCAGCCTGGTGGCGTGCGGGGCTCTGTGGGGCCTGTCACTGGTGGCGCTGGTGCCCATGATTGCcacagcagaggacagggaggacGGGGACAAATGCTTCCAGTACAGGCCACGTAGCAGCAAAGCCAAAGGGAAAGCCTACTTCAACGGGCTGCTGGTGTTGTTTTTCTGGCTAGTCTTCATCATGCTGGTGGTCTCCTACTCCAAGATCGCTTCCCAGCTGCTGAGGGTGTCACGGGACAAACCAGACCTTCCCAATGCAACGAGATACCAACGGACTGCCAAGAAGTCCTTCtttgtcctcttcctgttcACCGTCTGCTTCGGACCCTACCACGCCTTTCGCCCCGTCTACATCCTCTCCCAGCTCAGCGACACGGTGTCTTGTGACTACTTGCAACTGGTGGATCGTACCAATGAGGTGATGCTGTTATTATCCGCCTTCAACAGCTGTCTGGATCCCGTCATGTACTTTCTGTTATCTGGCTCTGTGCGCAAAGCCGCCCTCCAAGCACTTGGACACCGACTTGGCAACAGGCTTCTCTTCCTAAATGACGCGACATCCAACAGCTCGACGATGGAGTTCAGGCGTCCATCTATGCCTATGGCTTTACCTAACCCTGACCTGAGCACCCCCAGAGCAAGCATGTGTGTCATCAACTCCACCCTCCGCCACACAGGACTGACCATGCTTCCGCCAGCTGGCCAACATTGA